The following proteins are encoded in a genomic region of Diadema setosum chromosome 18, eeDiaSeto1, whole genome shotgun sequence:
- the LOC140241911 gene encoding 52 kDa repressor of the inhibitor of the protein kinase-like — MDHILPAGASEIAAKNPCFLKSIIQCIEHCGRQGIALKGHRDDENPPEADETKNMGNFGALVKLVSRTNEELMEYLESCMKTASYTPKTTQNDPLIDCIQEYIQEKIVEEVKAQPLGPFFAVIADEVIDSSNWEQLGVIVRHLKDESLLSA, encoded by the coding sequence ATGGACCACATTCTTCCTGCAGGTGCCTCAGAGATTGCTGCCAAGAACCCTTGCTTCCTCAAATCCATTATTCAATGTATTGAACATTGCGGGAGGCAAGGCATTGCTTTAAAAGGGCATCGAGACGACGAGAACCCACCCGAGGCAGATGAAACCAAGAACATGGGAAACTTCGGGGCATTGGTCAAGCTGGTGAGCAGGACAAACGAGGAACTGATGGAATATCTTGAAAGCTGCATGAAAACAGCTTCGTATACACCAAAGACTACACAAAATGATCCCTTGATCGACTGCATACAGGAGTATATTCAAGAAAAAATAGTGGAAGAAGTAAAGGCACAGCCTTTGGGTCCATTTTTCGCTGTCATTGCAGATGAGGTTATAGATTCTAGTAACTGGGAACAGCTTGGTGTCATTGTGCGGCATCTGAAAGATGAAAGCCTGTTGAGCGCCTGA